From the Streptomyces sp. Tu 2975 genome, one window contains:
- a CDS encoding asparagine synthase-related protein gives MRWLVGWSSIAANFGTAGAVGASAEGRTLHPVGAQLLWGDPDPLWAVGDWRPDEVRIITAEPHQRPYATPGNGQAPTVTRLAVLGCCAASDEQLRVGLFAARGGALRHLTAWAGSYTVVVQVGRRITVVGDLAGARPVFYTPWANGTAYATAALPLADLIEAQLDIGHLAALLACPESPEALRDSTPYAGVKRIPPGHALILREGSREITGYEPVASLAVAAPQVEADRAIDGVRDALVEAVRARLTAPRHAPETAPPDPGPVPGMGPAERRAARGAPTPGIGADLSGGSASSTLALLAAGLPGVPGTVLGHGTGAGERLLAVTFNDLATSGHELREPELERARLIAANPRLHHVVVAAGEEALPYANLDSGPLTDEPAPSLVTAERHRGRLAAGSADHFTGAGARQVLDAHPARLADLLLDRRRRHLLRPVTALARSERPSPQSLFVPLTVYRAARRLARTPYRTGLEAAAGDLLLANRPGPALRNGAVGASLAALAWSRPGPAARWLTGEALAEVSVRLTEAATRPTSVQRPGETRARAALARHAFDHRILEQAAEVRSQRLHAPYLDNQVVRACRDLPESLRVQPGARAAVLRTVLAGTGIHDLPPGWGSPTHASSAAAARTGLRSALPHLIALFDAPLLADAGLIEARVVRGALRAAAEGEPVPLDGLADLVSTELWLRRLLSRRGTCWTGTAAPRQRAVAGGVPRRPTLQS, from the coding sequence ATGCGGTGGCTGGTGGGGTGGAGCAGTATCGCCGCGAACTTCGGCACGGCGGGAGCCGTCGGAGCCTCGGCAGAGGGCCGCACCCTCCATCCCGTCGGGGCCCAACTCCTGTGGGGAGACCCGGACCCGCTGTGGGCCGTCGGGGACTGGCGGCCCGACGAGGTGCGCATCATCACCGCCGAACCGCACCAACGGCCCTACGCCACCCCGGGCAACGGCCAGGCGCCCACCGTGACGCGGCTCGCCGTCCTCGGCTGCTGCGCCGCCAGCGACGAACAGCTGCGGGTCGGACTGTTCGCGGCGCGCGGCGGCGCACTGAGGCATTTGACCGCATGGGCGGGCAGCTACACCGTCGTCGTCCAGGTCGGCCGACGCATCACCGTCGTCGGTGACCTCGCCGGCGCCCGTCCCGTCTTCTACACGCCGTGGGCGAACGGCACTGCGTACGCGACCGCCGCCCTCCCGCTGGCCGACCTCATCGAGGCCCAGCTCGACATCGGACACCTGGCCGCCCTGCTCGCCTGCCCCGAGTCGCCGGAGGCGCTGCGGGACTCGACCCCGTACGCCGGGGTCAAACGCATCCCGCCCGGCCACGCGCTGATCCTTCGGGAGGGCTCACGGGAGATCACCGGTTACGAACCGGTCGCCTCACTCGCCGTCGCCGCCCCGCAGGTCGAGGCCGACCGTGCCATCGACGGTGTACGCGACGCGCTCGTCGAGGCCGTACGCGCCCGGCTGACAGCACCCCGGCACGCACCCGAGACGGCGCCACCGGACCCGGGGCCCGTCCCCGGGATGGGCCCCGCCGAACGCCGCGCGGCCCGTGGCGCGCCGACGCCCGGGATCGGCGCCGACCTTTCCGGGGGCAGCGCCTCCAGCACCCTCGCTCTCCTCGCGGCCGGGCTGCCCGGCGTACCCGGCACGGTCCTCGGACACGGCACCGGCGCCGGCGAACGGCTGCTCGCCGTCACCTTCAACGACCTGGCCACCAGCGGACACGAGCTGCGCGAACCCGAGCTGGAACGGGCCCGCCTCATCGCCGCCAACCCTCGGCTGCACCATGTCGTGGTCGCCGCCGGCGAAGAGGCCCTGCCGTACGCGAATCTCGACTCCGGTCCCCTGACCGACGAGCCCGCGCCGTCCTTGGTGACCGCGGAACGTCACCGGGGGCGGCTGGCCGCCGGCAGCGCCGACCACTTCACCGGAGCGGGCGCCCGGCAGGTGCTGGACGCGCATCCGGCGCGGTTGGCGGACCTGCTGCTGGACCGGCGCAGACGCCACCTGCTGCGGCCGGTCACCGCCCTGGCCCGCTCCGAACGGCCCTCCCCGCAGTCCCTGTTCGTCCCACTCACGGTCTACCGGGCGGCCCGCAGACTGGCCCGTACGCCCTATCGCACCGGCCTCGAGGCGGCCGCCGGCGACCTGCTCCTCGCCAACCGTCCGGGTCCCGCCCTGCGCAACGGCGCGGTGGGCGCGTCACTGGCGGCGCTGGCGTGGTCCCGACCGGGGCCCGCGGCGCGCTGGCTCACCGGGGAGGCGCTCGCTGAAGTATCGGTTCGGCTGACGGAGGCGGCGACGAGGCCCACCTCGGTCCAACGGCCCGGCGAGACACGGGCACGGGCGGCACTCGCCCGCCATGCCTTCGACCACCGGATCCTGGAACAGGCCGCGGAGGTACGCAGCCAGCGTCTCCACGCCCCCTACTTGGACAACCAGGTCGTACGGGCCTGCCGGGACCTGCCGGAATCGCTCCGCGTCCAGCCGGGAGCACGGGCCGCCGTACTGCGCACGGTCCTCGCCGGCACCGGCATCCACGATCTGCCGCCCGGCTGGGGCTCTCCGACGCACGCCTCGTCCGCGGCAGCGGCCCGCACGGGTCTCCGGTCGGCGCTGCCGCACCTGATCGCCCTCTTCGACGCCCCGCTGCTCGCGGACGCGGGCCTCATCGAGGCACGGGTCGTCCGCGGGGCGCTCCGGGCGGCGGCCGAGGGCGAGCCCGTGCCTCTGGACGGGCTGGCGGACCTGGTCTCGACGGAACTGTGGCTGCGGAGGCTGCTTTCGCGCCGGGGCACGTGCTGGACGGGTACGGCGGCGCCACGGCAGCGCGCGGTGGCGGGCGGGGTGCCGCGACGGCCGACGCTGCAGTCGTAG
- a CDS encoding helix-turn-helix domain-containing protein gives MHIQDSHWQTAVAPASAADGNGSGRAGSGGTSRSAPLRVDAQRNLEHVLRAAREVFGELGYGAPMEDVARRARVGVGTVYRRFPSKDVLVRRIAEEETSRLTEQARTALGQEEEPWSALARFLRTSVASGAGRLLPPQVLRVGVDGDELTLVTDTEPLDDTRVPQQRAAAQPGLRVVAPRPIPAEEQDDSGAAELLEVVGRLVERARAAGELRGDVTVADVLLVIATAAPSLPDAAQQEAASARLLDILLEGLRPRAV, from the coding sequence ATGCATATTCAGGATTCGCATTGGCAGACTGCCGTCGCGCCCGCATCGGCGGCGGACGGCAATGGGAGTGGCCGCGCGGGATCGGGCGGGACCAGCCGCTCCGCACCGCTGCGGGTGGACGCGCAGCGCAATCTCGAGCACGTGTTGCGGGCGGCGCGCGAAGTGTTCGGCGAGCTCGGTTACGGCGCGCCGATGGAGGACGTCGCCCGGCGTGCCAGGGTCGGCGTGGGGACGGTGTACCGCCGTTTTCCCAGCAAGGACGTCCTGGTGCGCCGCATAGCCGAGGAGGAGACATCACGGCTGACCGAGCAGGCACGCACCGCGCTCGGCCAGGAGGAAGAACCGTGGTCGGCGCTCGCGCGTTTCCTGCGCACCTCGGTGGCGTCCGGCGCCGGTCGCCTGCTGCCACCGCAGGTGCTGCGCGTCGGCGTCGACGGTGACGAGCTGACCCTCGTCACCGACACCGAGCCGCTGGACGACACCCGGGTGCCTCAGCAGCGGGCGGCGGCTCAGCCCGGGCTGCGTGTGGTGGCGCCACGGCCGATACCGGCGGAGGAGCAGGACGACAGTGGCGCGGCGGAGCTGCTGGAGGTGGTGGGCCGGCTCGTCGAGCGGGCCCGTGCGGCGGGAGAGCTTCGGGGCGATGTGACCGTGGCGGACGTGCTGCTGGTGATAGCCACCGCAGCGCCCTCGCTGCCCGACGCCGCACAGCAGGAGGCGGCCTCGGCACGCCTGCTGGACATTCTGCTCGAGGGCCTGCGCCCCCGGGCGGTGTGA
- a CDS encoding NAD(P)/FAD-dependent oxidoreductase codes for MVKAANTRGTTPDTPPRKRILVVGGGYVGMYTALRLQRKLKPELARGEMEIVVVTPDPYMTYQPFLPEAAAGSISPRHVVVPLRRVLGRCTIVIGEAKAVDHAKRTATVSTLATEEEGAGAVEITYDELVIAPGSISRTLPVPGLADFGIGFKTVEEAIGLRNHVIEQMDIASSTRDPAIRDAALTYVFVGGGYAGVEALAELEDMARYTSRYYHNIKPEDLKWILVEAQGRILPEVGEQMGRYAVRELRARNIDVRLETRLDSCEDRVAVLSDGSRFPTRTLVWTAGVKPAPVLAATDLPLNGRGRLKCTARLSVEGVDHAWAAGDAAAVPDLTSDKPGAECAPNAQHAVRQTKVLAENIVASLRGAPTQDYAHKYAGSVASLGLHKGVAHVYGRKLKGYPAWLMHRAYHLSRVPTFNRKARVLAEWTLSGLFKREIVSLGSLEHPRAEFELAAGGGRPASGSKEQPPAGQKEGPTEQSADGSPDGPHGT; via the coding sequence ATGGTGAAGGCTGCAAACACCCGGGGCACGACCCCCGACACCCCGCCGCGCAAACGCATTCTCGTCGTCGGCGGCGGCTACGTCGGGATGTACACCGCGCTGCGCCTCCAGCGGAAGCTCAAGCCCGAGCTGGCGCGTGGCGAGATGGAAATCGTCGTGGTCACGCCCGACCCCTATATGACGTATCAGCCGTTCCTTCCGGAGGCCGCGGCCGGTTCCATCTCCCCCCGCCATGTCGTGGTCCCCCTCCGCCGCGTCCTCGGCAGATGCACGATCGTCATCGGCGAGGCCAAGGCCGTCGACCACGCGAAGCGCACGGCGACGGTCAGCACGCTCGCGACCGAGGAGGAGGGCGCCGGCGCCGTCGAGATCACCTACGACGAGCTCGTCATCGCGCCCGGGTCCATCTCCCGCACCCTTCCGGTACCCGGCCTCGCCGACTTCGGCATCGGTTTCAAGACGGTCGAGGAGGCGATCGGCCTGCGCAACCACGTCATCGAACAGATGGACATCGCCTCGTCGACCCGGGATCCGGCCATCCGCGACGCCGCCCTGACCTACGTCTTCGTCGGCGGCGGCTACGCGGGCGTCGAAGCCCTCGCCGAGCTCGAGGACATGGCCCGTTACACCTCCCGCTACTACCACAACATCAAGCCGGAGGACCTGAAGTGGATCCTCGTCGAGGCCCAGGGACGCATCCTTCCCGAGGTCGGCGAGCAGATGGGCAGGTACGCCGTGCGGGAGCTGCGCGCCCGCAACATCGACGTACGCCTGGAGACGCGCCTCGACTCCTGCGAGGACCGTGTCGCCGTCCTGAGCGACGGTTCCCGCTTCCCCACCCGGACGCTGGTGTGGACGGCCGGCGTCAAACCCGCCCCGGTCCTCGCCGCCACCGACCTGCCCCTGAACGGGAGGGGACGGCTCAAGTGCACCGCCCGTCTCTCCGTCGAAGGCGTCGACCACGCCTGGGCCGCCGGTGACGCCGCGGCCGTCCCGGACCTGACGTCCGACAAGCCCGGGGCCGAGTGCGCGCCCAACGCGCAGCACGCCGTGCGCCAGACCAAGGTGCTCGCGGAGAACATCGTGGCCTCGCTGCGCGGCGCGCCCACACAGGACTACGCGCACAAATACGCGGGATCGGTCGCGTCCCTCGGCCTGCACAAGGGCGTCGCGCACGTCTACGGGCGCAAGCTGAAGGGCTATCCGGCCTGGCTGATGCACCGGGCCTACCACCTCAGCCGGGTGCCGACCTTCAACCGCAAGGCACGAGTGTTGGCCGAATGGACCCTCTCCGGGCTCTTCAAGCGTGAGATCGTCTCTCTCGGCTCGCTGGAACACCCGCGCGCCGAGTTCGAACTCGCGGCGGGAGGCGGACGACCGGCGAGCGGCTCGAAGGAGCAGCCGCCCGCCGGCCAGAAGGAAGGGCCCACGGAGCAGTCGGCCGACGGATCACCCGACGGTCCCCACGGGACCTGA
- a CDS encoding sigma-70 family RNA polymerase sigma factor yields the protein MSGDGRDETRSGAAGPEADELSASQVPSQGGRGGYSGGTGSAGPAGRGTDGEPDVSRTLSAEPAESQDHYAVPQQREPGSHHSVLPPPRELPPADAELILRMRDGDDSAYEELFRRHADAVRRYARTCCRDTDTAEDLTAEVFARTLQAVRGGAGPEHAVRAYLLTTVRRVAANWMKTAKREQLVDDFAAFATEAARRADARNEDTLDLGADVRAMHEAERSLAMQAFRSLPERWQAVLWHTTVEEESPSDVAPLFGLTANATAVLASRAREGLKQAYLQAHVSTALTTGGDCARYADRLGAYARGGLRMRAERGLRKHLDECVKCRLAAGELAHVNAGIPALLPVALIGWFAAGYSLKAAGIVAGGAAGAAGAGAAAAATGGATGGASGGAAAEGLGAPAKVGIAAAVAAVAAAGLVWALSGAPEPVPDPVAEPPVAQPVVPPPASRPETPAPPAPNPPPPLPVVEPVTAPEPTSAPSKPTPPKPSPKPAPSPTQTPTPSPTPTPTPPPPPRPAPAVYQVSRLNYGTFGDHTGPEVRLGESSWLWRRSGMSVGGTRYAHGATVHAMSSITIDLNRRCTTYEAFVGIDDLTRGLGLGAVRFSVYGDGTRLWSSPVVRSGEPPVPVHVPLTGRSTIRLVADPETPRDHVALADWAESRITCE from the coding sequence ATGAGCGGTGACGGGCGGGACGAGACACGGAGCGGTGCGGCCGGGCCGGAGGCGGACGAACTGTCCGCCTCCCAGGTGCCGAGCCAGGGCGGTCGGGGTGGTTACTCGGGCGGCACGGGGTCGGCCGGCCCGGCGGGTCGGGGAACCGACGGCGAGCCGGACGTGTCCAGGACACTGTCCGCCGAGCCCGCCGAGTCTCAGGACCACTACGCTGTGCCGCAGCAGCGGGAGCCCGGCAGCCACCACTCGGTGCTGCCTCCGCCCCGCGAACTGCCCCCGGCAGACGCAGAATTGATTCTGCGCATGCGGGACGGCGACGACAGCGCCTACGAAGAGCTGTTCCGCCGCCACGCGGACGCCGTCCGGCGCTATGCCCGCACCTGCTGCCGGGACACCGACACCGCTGAGGACCTGACCGCCGAGGTGTTCGCCCGGACGCTGCAAGCGGTGCGCGGCGGCGCCGGGCCGGAGCACGCCGTACGGGCCTACCTGCTCACCACGGTCCGGCGCGTCGCCGCGAACTGGATGAAGACCGCCAAGCGGGAGCAACTGGTCGACGACTTCGCGGCGTTCGCCACGGAGGCGGCCCGCAGGGCGGACGCGCGGAACGAGGACACCCTCGACCTCGGCGCGGACGTCCGCGCGATGCACGAGGCGGAGCGGTCCCTCGCGATGCAGGCGTTCCGGTCACTGCCGGAGCGCTGGCAGGCGGTGCTGTGGCACACCACCGTGGAGGAGGAGTCGCCGAGCGACGTCGCACCGCTCTTCGGTCTGACCGCCAACGCGACCGCGGTGCTCGCGAGCCGGGCGCGCGAGGGCCTCAAGCAGGCCTACCTCCAGGCCCATGTGAGCACCGCGCTCACCACGGGCGGCGACTGCGCGCGGTACGCGGACCGGCTCGGCGCCTACGCCCGCGGAGGTCTGCGGATGCGGGCCGAGCGCGGACTTCGCAAGCACCTGGACGAGTGCGTCAAGTGCCGGCTCGCCGCAGGCGAGCTGGCCCATGTCAACGCGGGCATCCCGGCGCTGCTGCCCGTTGCGCTGATCGGCTGGTTCGCAGCGGGGTATTCCCTCAAGGCCGCAGGCATCGTGGCGGGCGGCGCCGCGGGCGCCGCAGGAGCCGGAGCGGCGGCGGCCGCCACCGGGGGTGCCACGGGCGGCGCCTCGGGCGGTGCCGCTGCCGAAGGACTCGGTGCACCGGCGAAGGTGGGCATCGCGGCCGCCGTCGCGGCGGTCGCGGCCGCGGGCCTGGTCTGGGCCCTCTCCGGTGCCCCGGAGCCGGTCCCTGATCCGGTGGCTGAGCCGCCGGTCGCCCAGCCCGTCGTACCGCCGCCCGCGTCCCGGCCGGAGACCCCGGCACCGCCCGCTCCGAATCCGCCGCCGCCGTTGCCGGTCGTCGAGCCTGTGACCGCGCCGGAGCCCACTTCGGCGCCCTCGAAGCCCACTCCGCCGAAGCCGAGCCCCAAGCCTGCGCCGTCGCCCACGCAGACGCCCACGCCGTCGCCCACACCCACTCCCACGCCCCCGCCGCCGCCGCGGCCCGCGCCCGCCGTCTATCAGGTGAGCCGCCTGAATTACGGGACCTTCGGCGACCACACGGGCCCGGAGGTCCGGCTGGGCGAGAGCAGCTGGCTCTGGCGGCGATCGGGCATGTCCGTCGGCGGCACCCGGTACGCGCACGGGGCGACCGTGCACGCCATGTCCTCCATCACCATCGACCTCAACCGCCGGTGCACCACGTACGAAGCGTTCGTCGGCATCGACGACCTGACGCGCGGCCTGGGCCTGGGCGCGGTGCGCTTCTCGGTGTACGGGGACGGGACGCGGCTGTGGAGCTCCCCCGTCGTCCGCAGCGGCGAACCGCCGGTCCCCGTCCATGTGCCGCTCACCGGCCGCAGCACCATCCGCCTGGTGGCGGACCCGGAGACACCCAGGGACCATGTGGCGTTGGCGGACTGGGCGGAGTCACGCATCACGTGCGAGTAG
- a CDS encoding SpoIIE family protein phosphatase → MNFTRWSARLPGTQRRAAARGTDRGLSPAQRSEGSVPAARGEYGHSEPPPDVPALEDFSVPEMLGRLPALVALVYGPEHRIAYVNDAYVAAFGPRPAGASVADVCPELVELGLLPLMDQVLRSGKPRTVKSRRIQGSGESARRGEGSYTITCLPAERADGSKETEGVLVFAADVTDHAEAAERLRASERRHRETAVTLQRSLLPQELEQPDDLRFAVTYQPGGIDAAVGGDWYDVITLGAGRTALVIGDVMGRGVRAAAVMGQLRTAVRAYARLDLPPHEVLQLLDGLASEIDASQIATCVYAVHDPNEGRLVYASAGHLPILVRDEDGTVHKAAEPTGPPLGTGGWLHTSGAIDLPPGSTAVLYTDGLVERRGEDIDEGVAALERALSGATGSPQVVCDRLIRSLGVTAEHDDDVAVLVLQHPTRKGADAELFHNAALDLLGGIEAAPRARAFASGVLASWRFSPELHDLGVLAVSELVANSLQHGTPPMRLRLRRTDRRLIVEVTDGDDHLPRRRRAETEDEAGRGISIIATIASSWGSRRTPGGGKAVWCEFALPR, encoded by the coding sequence GTGAACTTCACGCGTTGGAGCGCCAGGCTCCCCGGTACGCAGCGCCGCGCCGCGGCGCGGGGAACCGACCGAGGGCTCTCCCCGGCGCAGCGGTCCGAGGGCTCCGTGCCCGCGGCCCGCGGCGAGTACGGTCACTCCGAGCCCCCGCCCGACGTCCCGGCGCTGGAAGACTTCTCCGTACCGGAGATGCTCGGCCGCCTGCCCGCCCTGGTCGCGCTGGTCTACGGCCCCGAGCACCGGATCGCCTATGTGAACGACGCCTATGTCGCCGCCTTCGGGCCGCGGCCGGCCGGAGCGAGTGTCGCCGACGTGTGCCCCGAGCTCGTGGAGCTGGGTCTGCTGCCGCTGATGGACCAGGTGCTGCGCAGCGGCAAGCCGCGCACGGTCAAGTCCCGCAGGATCCAGGGCAGCGGGGAGTCGGCCCGTCGGGGCGAGGGGTCGTACACGATCACCTGCCTGCCCGCGGAGCGTGCGGACGGCAGCAAGGAGACCGAGGGCGTGCTCGTCTTCGCGGCCGACGTCACCGACCACGCGGAGGCGGCGGAGCGGCTGCGGGCCAGCGAGCGCCGCCATCGCGAGACGGCCGTGACGCTTCAGCGCTCGCTGCTCCCGCAGGAACTGGAACAGCCCGACGACCTCCGCTTCGCCGTCACCTATCAGCCCGGCGGCATCGACGCCGCGGTCGGCGGCGACTGGTACGACGTGATCACGCTCGGCGCGGGACGCACGGCGCTGGTCATCGGCGACGTGATGGGCCGCGGCGTGCGCGCTGCCGCCGTCATGGGCCAGCTGCGTACCGCCGTCCGCGCCTACGCCCGCCTCGACCTTCCGCCGCACGAGGTCCTCCAGCTGCTGGACGGCCTGGCCTCCGAGATCGACGCCAGCCAGATCGCCACCTGTGTGTACGCCGTCCACGACCCGAACGAGGGCCGGCTCGTCTACGCCTCAGCCGGCCATCTGCCGATCCTCGTGCGCGACGAGGACGGCACGGTCCACAAGGCGGCGGAACCGACCGGGCCGCCGCTCGGCACCGGCGGCTGGCTGCACACCTCCGGCGCCATCGACCTGCCGCCCGGTTCCACCGCCGTCCTCTACACGGACGGTCTGGTGGAACGCCGTGGCGAGGACATCGACGAAGGGGTGGCCGCGCTGGAGCGCGCGTTGTCCGGGGCGACCGGCAGCCCTCAGGTGGTCTGCGACCGGCTGATCCGTTCCCTGGGAGTCACCGCGGAGCACGACGACGACGTCGCCGTGCTCGTGCTCCAGCACCCGACGCGGAAGGGGGCGGACGCCGAGCTCTTCCACAACGCCGCCCTGGATCTGCTCGGCGGCATCGAGGCGGCGCCGCGTGCCCGGGCCTTCGCGTCAGGGGTGCTCGCGTCGTGGCGGTTCTCGCCGGAGCTGCACGACCTCGGTGTGCTGGCCGTCAGTGAACTGGTCGCCAATTCTCTCCAGCACGGCACCCCGCCCATGCGGCTGAGACTCCGCCGCACCGACCGCCGTCTGATCGTCGAGGTGACGGACGGGGACGACCATCTGCCGCGCCGCCGCCGCGCCGAGACGGAGGACGAGGCGGGCCGCGGGATCTCCATCATCGCGACGATCGCCTCGTCCTGGGGGAGCCGCCGCACCCCGGGCGGCGGCAAAGCGGTCTGGTGCGAGTTCGCCCTGCCGCGCTGA
- a CDS encoding MFS transporter, whose amino-acid sequence MRRIQAGNVLSAFGLGFTVPYLYVYVAQVRELGASTAGAVLAVFAMAALVALPFTGRIIDRRGPLPVLVAAAVLASAGAVGMGLSDSIPTVVLSAALLGAGTAVMQPALATMIVWCSETATRTRAFATQFFLQNLGLGVGGLIGGHIVDESRPSSFTLLFGIEAAMFLVLAAIALTVRLPHSPTLHDSRPSGTEAGARGGLRALLGHRAMVQLLVLGFVLFFACYGQFESGLAAYGTEAAGIQPATLGTALAANTAVIVLAQFLVLRFVERRRRSRVIASVGLIWAVAWLAAGYAGLGHGSQAMATAAFISTYALFGLGEAMLSPTVAPLVADLAPEAMVGQYNSAFALVKQLALAVGPAVGGPMGAALHGPYIVTFVLFSLSVTVLALRLGKRLTPVQDLPSLAARTRVVAVHKPEEAVAPAR is encoded by the coding sequence ATGCGCCGGATCCAGGCGGGGAACGTGCTGAGCGCGTTCGGGCTCGGCTTCACCGTTCCGTACCTCTACGTCTATGTGGCGCAGGTGCGCGAGCTGGGCGCGAGCACGGCGGGTGCCGTGCTGGCGGTCTTCGCGATGGCCGCGCTCGTCGCTCTGCCCTTCACCGGGCGGATCATCGACCGCCGGGGGCCGCTGCCTGTACTGGTGGCCGCCGCCGTGCTCGCCTCCGCGGGAGCCGTCGGCATGGGACTCTCCGACAGCATCCCGACAGTCGTACTGTCGGCCGCGCTGCTCGGCGCCGGTACCGCCGTGATGCAGCCTGCGCTCGCCACGATGATCGTCTGGTGCTCGGAGACGGCGACCCGCACCCGTGCCTTCGCCACACAGTTCTTCCTGCAGAACCTGGGCCTCGGCGTCGGCGGCCTGATCGGCGGACACATCGTCGACGAGAGCCGGCCGTCGAGCTTCACCCTGCTGTTCGGCATCGAGGCGGCCATGTTCCTCGTGCTCGCGGCGATCGCCCTGACCGTGCGGCTCCCCCACTCCCCGACGCTCCACGACTCGCGTCCCTCCGGCACGGAGGCCGGTGCCAGGGGCGGCCTGCGCGCGCTGCTCGGCCACCGGGCCATGGTGCAGTTGCTCGTCCTGGGCTTCGTCCTCTTCTTCGCCTGCTACGGCCAGTTCGAGTCGGGTCTCGCCGCATACGGCACCGAGGCCGCCGGTATCCAGCCCGCGACCCTCGGCACGGCCCTCGCGGCCAACACCGCGGTCATCGTGCTCGCGCAGTTCCTTGTGCTGAGGTTCGTGGAGCGGCGCAGGCGCAGCAGGGTCATCGCCTCGGTCGGGCTCATCTGGGCCGTGGCATGGCTGGCGGCCGGCTACGCGGGCCTCGGACACGGCAGCCAGGCCATGGCGACGGCCGCGTTCATCTCGACGTACGCGCTGTTCGGCCTCGGCGAGGCGATGCTCTCGCCGACCGTGGCGCCGCTGGTCGCGGACCTCGCGCCGGAGGCCATGGTCGGGCAGTACAACTCGGCCTTCGCCCTGGTCAAGCAGCTCGCCCTGGCGGTCGGCCCGGCCGTCGGCGGGCCGATGGGCGCCGCGCTGCACGGCCCGTACATCGTGACCTTCGTACTGTTCTCGCTCTCGGTCACGGTGCTGGCGCTGCGCCTGGGCAAGCGGCTCACCCCGGTGCAGGACCTGCCCTCGCTCGCGGCGAGGACCCGCGTGGTCGCCGTGCACAAGCCCGAGGAAGCGGTCGCCCCCGCCCGCTGA
- a CDS encoding MFS transporter, with protein sequence MSREQRGPNEKLGTVLALAGISNAGLARRVNDLGAQRGLTLRYDKTSVARWVSKGMVPQGAAPHLIAAAIGAKLGRPVPLHEIGLADADPAPEVGLAFPRDVGEAVKSATELYRLDLAGRRAGGGGIWQSLAGSFAVSAYATPASRWLITPADASVERLFDVTGGSPFSSDPSAGSHEPGGVPDGPETADAADTPARVGHSDVAKLREAAEDARRWDSKYGGGDWRSSMVPECLRVDAAPLLLGSYSDEVGRALFGATAELTRLAGWMAFDTGQQEAAQRYYIQALRLARAAADVPLGGYVLASMSLQATYRGFADEGVDLAQAALERNRGLATARTMSFFRLVEARAHAKANDAAAAGAALKAAEGWLERSREGDGDPSWLGFYSYDRFAADAAECYRDLKAPRQVRRFTEQALSRPTEEYVRSHGLRLVVSAVAELESGNLDAACAAGTRAVEVAGRISSARTTEYVRDLLHRLEPYGDEPRVMELRERARPLLMTPA encoded by the coding sequence ATGTCCAGGGAGCAACGCGGGCCGAACGAAAAGCTCGGCACGGTTCTCGCCCTCGCGGGAATCAGCAACGCGGGCCTCGCGCGGCGGGTCAACGACCTCGGCGCGCAGCGTGGTCTGACCCTCCGCTACGACAAGACGTCGGTGGCCCGGTGGGTGTCCAAGGGCATGGTGCCGCAGGGCGCCGCACCCCATCTCATCGCGGCCGCCATCGGCGCCAAGCTGGGCCGTCCGGTGCCGCTCCACGAGATCGGACTGGCCGACGCGGACCCGGCACCCGAGGTGGGTCTGGCGTTCCCGCGGGATGTCGGCGAGGCGGTGAAATCGGCCACCGAGCTGTACCGGCTGGATCTTGCGGGCCGCCGGGCCGGCGGTGGGGGCATCTGGCAGTCCCTGGCCGGATCGTTCGCAGTGAGCGCTTACGCGACGCCGGCGTCCCGATGGCTGATAACCCCGGCCGACGCGTCGGTCGAGCGGCTCTTCGACGTCACCGGCGGCTCGCCCTTCTCCTCCGACCCCTCTGCCGGTTCCCATGAGCCCGGTGGGGTTCCCGACGGCCCGGAGACCGCGGACGCCGCCGACACGCCCGCCCGCGTGGGCCACAGCGACGTGGCGAAACTCCGGGAGGCGGCGGAGGACGCCCGCCGCTGGGACTCCAAGTACGGGGGCGGGGACTGGCGTTCGTCGATGGTCCCCGAGTGCCTGCGTGTCGACGCGGCCCCCCTGCTCCTGGGCTCGTACTCGGACGAAGTGGGCCGGGCCCTGTTCGGCGCGACCGCCGAACTGACCAGGCTCGCCGGGTGGATGGCCTTCGACACCGGACAGCAGGAGGCCGCGCAGCGCTACTACATCCAGGCGCTGCGTCTGGCCCGCGCCGCCGCCGATGTGCCGCTGGGCGGCTACGTACTCGCCTCCATGTCGCTGCAGGCGACGTACCGCGGCTTCGCCGACGAGGGCGTCGACCTGGCCCAGGCGGCACTGGAACGCAACCGGGGCCTCGCCACCGCCCGCACCATGAGCTTCTTCCGGCTGGTGGAGGCCCGGGCCCATGCCAAGGCGAACGACGCGGCAGCCGCGGGCGCGGCGCTCAAGGCCGCGGAAGGCTGGCTGGAGAGGTCGAGGGAGGGCGACGGCGACCCCTCCTGGCTGGGCTTCTACTCGTACGACAGATTCGCGGCGGACGCGGCCGAGTGCTACCGCGACCTGAAGGCGCCACGGCAGGTGCGGCGCTTCACGGAGCAGGCGCTGTCCCGCCCCACGGAGGAGTACGTGCGCTCGCACGGACTGCGCCTCGTCGTGTCCGCGGTGGCCGAGCTGGAATCAGGCAATCTGGACGCGGCCTGCGCGGCGGGCACCCGCGCGGTGGAGGTCGCGGGGCGGATCTCGTCCGCGCGGACCACGGAGTACGTACGGGACCTGCTGCACCGGCTCGAGCCGTACGGCGACGAGCCGCGGGTCATGGAGCTGCGGGAGAGGGCCCGCCCGCTCCTCATGACACCTGCCTGA